TCGCGGTCATGCACAAGCTGCGCGAGCCGGGTCCTCTCGGCGCCGAGAAGATCGTTTATATCGCGCCGCGCAGCGACGTCCCCGACATTCTCGCGACGCTCGAGCGCGAGGGCGTCATCGACAGCCCGATGCTGATGAATATCGCGCTGCTGATCGAGGGCGCCCGCTCGAAGCTGAAGCCGGGCGAATATTTGTTCAAGCAGAACTCCAGCCTGCGGGAAGTGATGGACGAGCTCGTCGGCGGCCGCCAGCTGCTGCATGGCGTCACCGTTCCCGAGGGGCTCACCACGGAGCAGGTGCTGGGGCGTCTGCGCGACAATGAGGTGCTCGCCGGCGACATGCCGGAGACGCCCAAGGAAGGCGCGCTGCTTCCCGAGACCTACAAGGTCGCGCGCGGCTATCCCCGCGCCAAGCTCCTGATCAAGATGCAGGAGGATCAGCGCAAGTTCCTCGACCATATCTGGTCGCGCCGCTCGCCCGATCTGCCGATCAAGACTCCTTACGAACTCGTCACCCTCGCCTCGATCGTCGAGAAGGAGACCGGCCGCGCCGACGAGCGGCCGCGCGTCGCCGCGGTCTTCGTCAATCGGCTGCGCAAGGGAATGCGGCTGCAGTCCGATCCGACCATCGTCTATGGCCTCGTCGGCGGCAAGGCGACGCTCGGGCGCGGCATTCTGCGCTCCGAGCTCGAGAAATACACGCCCTACAACACTTATGCGATCGAGGGGCTGCCGCCGGGACCGATCGCCAATCCCGGCAAGGCGGCGCTCGAGGCGGCGGCCAATCCCTCGCGCACGCAGGATCTCTATTTCGTCGCCGATGGGACCGGCGGCCATGTGTTCGCAGAGACGCTGGAGCAGCATCAGCGCAATGTGCAGCGCTGGCGGCAGATCGAGCGGGACCAGAAGGAGAAGGGCGTGGACCGCGCCGAGCCCGGCTCGTTCGTCGGTCCGTCGCCGCAGCCTGATCAGGCGCCGCCGGCGCGCCGCCGACGCGGCGAGGCCGATGGAATCGGCCGGCTGATCGCGGTGGACGAGCCGCGCGAGGACCATCCGCGCGGGCTGCGCGTCACCGCCGATCATGGCGCCTTGAAGCGCCTCGGCGCCTATCTGCCGGATGTGCCGCCGCAATTCGCCGGCGAGAATGCGGAGAGCCTGCGCCTCTCCTTCGAGCGCGCCGCCGCGCCGAAGATCGCGCCGCCGCTGTTCACCACGGACTTCGCCGAGCGCGCCCGGCCGGAGACGGCCAATGTCGCGCTGCTGCTCGCCGCGCCGCAGGAGGAGGAGGCGGACGCCGTCGTCGCCGACACGGGCGACGATCTTTCCGATCCTTCGGCGACCTATCCCGTTCCCGATCGTCTGCGCGCCGAGCAGCGCGCGCGGGCGGCGCGACTCGGCCTCGCTCCCGAGCCGGCAGCCGATGACGCCGGCGGCGAGACGGCTGTGGCGGCCGGCGCTCAGGAAGCTGTCGCCGCCGCGGCCGGACGGCGCGGCCGCGCGCGCGCCTTCGACGCTTCGGAAGGCACGCCGCTCGATCCGCTGCGCGACAAGAGCTGGGATTTGAGCTCGCCCAAGACGGTGCCGAATTTGGCGAGCTATCGATGAAGTGAGTGGGGAGTAGGGAGTGGTGGGCAGTGAGTAGTGACTCGCTCCGAGACC
The sequence above is a segment of the Methylosinus trichosporium OB3b genome. Coding sequences within it:
- the mltG gene encoding endolytic transglycosylase MltG, with protein sequence MSDAQNGPPDQPEQGSREPDGQNSSSFFRRRASRQAQPDAPPPPPRRSKRREGALSALSGFLSVLLLFAIAGVFGVIAVMHKLREPGPLGAEKIVYIAPRSDVPDILATLEREGVIDSPMLMNIALLIEGARSKLKPGEYLFKQNSSLREVMDELVGGRQLLHGVTVPEGLTTEQVLGRLRDNEVLAGDMPETPKEGALLPETYKVARGYPRAKLLIKMQEDQRKFLDHIWSRRSPDLPIKTPYELVTLASIVEKETGRADERPRVAAVFVNRLRKGMRLQSDPTIVYGLVGGKATLGRGILRSELEKYTPYNTYAIEGLPPGPIANPGKAALEAAANPSRTQDLYFVADGTGGHVFAETLEQHQRNVQRWRQIERDQKEKGVDRAEPGSFVGPSPQPDQAPPARRRRGEADGIGRLIAVDEPREDHPRGLRVTADHGALKRLGAYLPDVPPQFAGENAESLRLSFERAAAPKIAPPLFTTDFAERARPETANVALLLAAPQEEEADAVVADTGDDLSDPSATYPVPDRLRAEQRARAARLGLAPEPAADDAGGETAVAAGAQEAVAAAAGRRGRARAFDASEGTPLDPLRDKSWDLSSPKTVPNLASYR